Sequence from the Janthinobacterium lividum genome:
TTTGCCGAACAGATGCACGCCGACATCCTTGCCGTGTACGTGGCACCCGAGTACCAATACCCGGTGTATATCGAAATCATTCCGCCAAGCTATCCCAGCGAAGAGGAATACCGCATCGCCATGCGCAAGGCGGGCGCCGACCACTGGCAGCCCATCCTCGACGCGGCTGCCAAGCGGGGCCTGCAGGCGACGGGCTTGACGGCCTTTTCCGACAGCCCGGCCCTGAAAATCGTGGAAGTGGCGCAATTGCAGCAATGCGACCTGATCTTCATGGGCTCGCATGGCCGCAGCGGCTGGGGCCAGTTGCTGCTGGGCAGCGTCACCAACAAGGTGCTGTCGCACTCGAAATTGCCCGTGCTCGTGCATAGGCTGATCAAGGAACCCCCGGCAAAATAAGGGGTCACATGGCCACGGAGGCCGCCGTTGCCGGCACAGCAAGAAAAAGGCAAACGTGCGGCCACTTCAGTTAAAATGACAACATTTCTCGTTTCTTAACATTTGATTGTCCGGTAACGGACACAGCAGATTACACGCCACCAGATTGCCCGCCTATGATACGTATTGTGATTGCCGACGACCACACCATCATGCGTGAAGGATTAAAGCGCATCCTTGACGGCGCGCCGGATATCGACATCGTGGGTGAGGCCATCGACGGGTTTGAAGTCCTCAACCACGTGCGCCAGGGCGGCTTCGACCTGCTGCTGCTCGACCTGTCGATGCCGGGCCGCAGCGGCGTCGACCTGATCCGGCAAATCCGCAGCGAGGCGCCCAAGCTGTCCATCCTGATCCTCACCATGCACGAGGAAGAGCAATATGCGGTGCGCGCCATCCGCGCCGGCGCGCAAGGCTATCTGACCAAGGAAAGCGCGGGCACCCAGCTCGTGGGCGCCATCCACAAGGTGGCGTCGGGACGCCCCTACATCAGCGCCGAGGTGGCGGAGCAGCTCGTGCTCAACATCATGATGCCGAATGAAAGCTTGCTGCATAAACAGTTGTCGGACCGCGAATTCGAAGTCTTTTCCCTGCTGGTGGCCGGCAAGTCGATCACGGAAATTGCCAACAACCTGCATCTGAGCGTGAAGACGGTGAGTACGCACAAGACGCGCATCATGCAAAAAATGGGCATGAGTTCCCTATCGGAAATGGTCCAGTATGCCGTCGCGCACCGCCTGCTATCGCCCTTCAAGACGTGATCCTCCTGGCGCGCGCCCGCGCGCCAACTGTAGGAACAATCCTACCTCACCTACCGCAGCTCCTACTGCCATATTCAGCCACTGCTGATATTAATTGCATACGGTTGTTGGCATACTGAAACCAGTCATCAAGTTGCTGGAAAGTTATTTCATCACACAGCAAGTCTTCAGCGAATTGAGCATTACCTGCCTGGACGCGCGCCGCCGACCCTTGCCCGCCCGCCGCCCCGAGCACCCCGTCATTCAACTCTGAACTACCTGTCACCAGGAGATGAACATGCTGTCCACGCAAACGCCCGACACCCGCGCTGCCTCACCGTCGCTGGCCCCTTCCTCCCCGATGGAAGCGGGACGCCAGCGCCAGGGTCGGCTCTGGTCGAACCTGAAGGAGGTGTGCGACTTGCTGCATATCTCCAGCGCCTGCACCATCGCCGCTGACGAACTGCTGTTCCAGCACGTGCAATTCAAGACGGGCCAGCGCGTGCATACCATCGGCCAACCGTTCGACACCCTGTACATCGTCAATTCAGGCTTCCTGAAAACCGTGCTCATCGATGAATTCGGCAATGAGCAGGTACTCAGCTTTCCCATGAAGGGCGACATGCTGGGCGTCGACGGCATCCACTCGCGCCATTACTCCTCGGAAGCGGTG
This genomic interval carries:
- a CDS encoding universal stress protein produces the protein MYKKILIATDGSTVSNLTACAGVAFAEQMHADILAVYVAPEYQYPVYIEIIPPSYPSEEEYRIAMRKAGADHWQPILDAAAKRGLQATGLTAFSDSPALKIVEVAQLQQCDLIFMGSHGRSGWGQLLLGSVTNKVLSHSKLPVLVHRLIKEPPAK
- a CDS encoding response regulator transcription factor, coding for MIRIVIADDHTIMREGLKRILDGAPDIDIVGEAIDGFEVLNHVRQGGFDLLLLDLSMPGRSGVDLIRQIRSEAPKLSILILTMHEEEQYAVRAIRAGAQGYLTKESAGTQLVGAIHKVASGRPYISAEVAEQLVLNIMMPNESLLHKQLSDREFEVFSLLVAGKSITEIANNLHLSVKTVSTHKTRIMQKMGMSSLSEMVQYAVAHRLLSPFKT